Proteins encoded in a region of the Scyliorhinus torazame isolate Kashiwa2021f chromosome 1, sScyTor2.1, whole genome shotgun sequence genome:
- the LOC140429469 gene encoding hydroxycarboxylic acid receptor 2-like, translating into MDNGTCVFEKEVPASYNAPIIIVTFILGFVGNVIALWIFCFHIKSWKSNTVYSLNLAIADTLLICCLPFRADYYVREKNWIFGDAPCRLNIFLISLNRTGSIMFLTLMAIDRYFKVVHPHHRVNKIPTRGAVKVTGAFWILAVAICSHLLAEPHTFEHGDVKYCEPFAIEERLKATVIWTDIVFIVFKFGLPAPIILFSTSCIIWKLKQMKTESRGKYQRAVKLVIVVAAVFVLCFLPTNIAVIAVLITRLKGPGNCKSYETAVHIFYNTLFMTYLNTVLDPVIYYFSSSKFKNTLTKALAPLNLRCFRSTTRRSTRGGPRREMVGGQDVEVTQDCNTRDQIQSEMTPTVTSTD; encoded by the coding sequence ATGGACAACGGGACGTGTGTTTTTGAGAAAGAGGTTCCTGCATCCTATAATGCCCCCATAATTATTGTAACGTTTATCCTCGGATTCGTTGGAAATGTGATTGCTTTATGGATCTTCTGTTTCCATATAAAATCCTGGAAATCAAACACTGTTTATTCACTGAATCTGGCGATTGCAGACACTCTGTTAATCTGCTGTTTACCATTTCGAGCAGATTACTATGTCCGTGAGAAGAATTGGATCTTTGGTGATGCTCCATGTCGTCTGAATATATTTTTGATTTCCCTaaaccggacagggagcatcatgtTCCTCACATTAATGGCCATCGATCGCTATTTCAAAGTGGTCCACCCTCACCACAGAGTGAACAAGATACCTACACGCGGTGCAGTGAAGGTAACAGGCGCCTTCTGGATTCTGGCAGTGGCTATCTGTTCGCACCTTTTAGCAGAACCTCACACCTTTGAACATGGCGATGTGAAATACTGTGAACCCTTTGCTATAGAGGAGCGTCTAAAAGCTACAGTAATTTGGACCGATATTGTTTTTATTGTTTTCAAGTTTGGTTTACCAGCTCCGATTATCCTGTTCTCCACGTCCTGTATAATCTGGAAATTAAAACAGATGAAAACTGAATCGAGGGGTAAATATCAGCGAGCAGTGAAGCTTGTGATAGTTGTGGCAGCAGTTTTTGTTCTGTGTTTCTTGCCCACAAACATTGCTGTAATCGCTGTTTTAATCACCAGGCTAAAAGGTCCTGGAAACTGCAAGTCATATGAAACAGCTGTTCATATATTTTATAATACACTATTTATGACATATctgaacacggtgctggatccagttaTTTACTACTTTTCAAGCTCGAAGTTTAAAAATACTTTGACGAAAGCGCTTGCCCCTCTTAATTTAAGATGTTTCCGATCAACAACTCGTCGTTCAACACGAGGAGGACCCAGAAGAGAAATGGTTGGAGGTCAAGATGTAGAAGTGACCCAGGACTGTAATACCCGCGATCAAATCCAGTCAGAAATGACACCGACTGTAACATCTACCGATTAA